Proteins from one Cicer arietinum cultivar CDC Frontier isolate Library 1 chromosome 3, Cicar.CDCFrontier_v2.0, whole genome shotgun sequence genomic window:
- the LOC101514424 gene encoding polypyrimidine tract-binding protein homolog 1-like isoform X1 yields MSTSNQHQFRYTQTPSKVLHLRNLPWECSEEELIELCNPFGKIVNTKCNVGANRNQAFVEFVDLNQAISMVSYYASSSEPAQVRGKTVYIQYSNRHEIVNNKSPGDIPGNVLLVTIEGVEAGDVSIDVIHLVFSAFGFVHKIATFEKTAGFQALIQFTDAETASSAREALDGRSIPRYLLPDHVGSCNLRISYSAHRDLNIKFQSNRSRDYTNPMLPVNHSAMEGAAQPTIGPDGKRREPESNVLLASIENMQYAVTVDVINTVFSAFGTIQKIAMFEKNGQTQALIQYPDVVTAAAAREALEGHCIYDGGYCKLHLSYSRHTDLNVKAFSDKSRDYTVPHPSLVAAQVPATAWQNPQAAPMYHAGAPAFQTQVPGGQVPSWDPNLQSVRPSYISVPGAYPVQTGAVPPMPAYASTGMPTTSSPLSQSSPNPIGISHPGAPGSSPVRPGGASPGQHYYG; encoded by the exons ATGTCAACATCAAACCAACACCAGTTCCGTTACACACAAACCCCATCCAAAGTTCTTCACCTTCGCAACCTTCCTTGGGAGTGTTCCGAAGAAGAACTCATTGAACTTTGCAATCCCTTCGGTAAAATCGTCAACACTAAATGCAATGTCGGCGCCAATCGCAACCAAGCCTTTGTCGAATTC GTGGATCTAAATCAAGCAATTTCAATGGTTTCATATTATGCTTCATCTTCCGAGCCTGCTCAGGTTCGTGGTAAAACTGTTTACATACAGTATTCCAATAGACACGAAATTGTCAACAACAAAAGCCCTGGAGATATTCCTGGAAATGTCTTGCTGGTAACTATTGAAGGTGTGGAAGCTGGGGATGTGAGCATTGATGTTATCCACTTG GTGTTTTCTGCTTTTGGTTTTGTTCACAAAATTGCTACCTTTGAAAAGACAGCAGGTTTCCAG GCTCTGATTCAGTTCACTGATGCCGAGACTGCTTCTTCAGCTAGGGAAGCACTGGATGGAAGAAGCATACCAAg ATACCTGCTTCCAGATCATGTTGGTTCTTGTAATTTGCGCATTTCATACTCGGCACATAGAGATCTGAATATCAAATTTCAATCTAATCGCAGCAG GGACTATACAAATCCTATGCTCCCTGTCAATCATAGTGCTATGGAGGGGGCAGCACAg CCTACTATAGGTCCTGATGGGAAGAGGAGAGAACCGGAGAGCAATGTACTTTTGGCTTCCATTGAAAATATGCAGTATGCTGTTACTGTTGACGTCATCAACACG GTGTTCTCTGCATTTGGTACCATCCAGAAAATTGCTATGTTCGAAAAGAATGGTCAAACTCAGGCACTAATTCAGTACCCTG ATGTTGTAACGGCAGCAGCTGCTAGAGAAGCTTTAGAGGGACATTGCATATATGATGGTGGCTATTGTAAGCTTCATCTATCATACTCTCGTCATACTGATCTCAATGTAAag GCTTTCAGTGACAAAAGTCGGGACTACACAGTGCCACATCCTAGTTTGGTTGCAGCACAAGTTCCTGCAACAGCTTGGCAAAATCCTCAGGCTGCACCTATGTACCATGCCGGTGCCCCTGCTTTTCAGACTCAAGTTCCTGGAGGACAAGTGCCGTCATGGGATCCAAATCTGCAGTCAGTTAGACCGAGTTACATATCTGTTCCCGGTGCTTATCCTGTTCAAACTGGTGCAGTTCCTCCTATGCCTGCCTATGCATCAACAGGTATGCCGACCACTTCCTCTCCTCTTTCTCAAAGCAGCCCTAATCCAATTGGAATCAGCCATCCTGGGGCTCCTGGTTCGTCACCTGTGAGACCTGGTGGGGCTTCACCAGGTCAGCATTATTATGGTTAG
- the LOC101514424 gene encoding polypyrimidine tract-binding protein homolog 1-like isoform X2, whose amino-acid sequence MSTSNQHQFRYTQTPSKVLHLRNLPWECSEEELIELCNPFGKIVNTKCNVGANRNQAFVEFVDLNQAISMVSYYASSSEPAQVRGKTVYIQYSNRHEIVNNKSPGDIPGNVLLVTIEGVEAGDVSIDVIHLVFSAFGFVHKIATFEKTAGFQALIQFTDAETASSAREALDGRSIPRYLLPDHVGSCNLRISYSAHRDLNIKFQSNRSRDYTNPMLPVNHSAMEGAAQPTIGPDGKRREPESNVLLASIENMQYAVTVDVINTVFSAFGTIQKIAMFEKNGQTQALIQYPDVVTAAAAREALEGHCIYDGGYCKLHLSYSRHTDLNVKAFSDKSRDYTVPHPSLVAAQVPATAWQNPQAAPMYHAGAPAFQTQVPGGQVPSWDPNLQSVRPSYISVPGAYPVQTGAVPPMPAYASTGEWLC is encoded by the exons ATGTCAACATCAAACCAACACCAGTTCCGTTACACACAAACCCCATCCAAAGTTCTTCACCTTCGCAACCTTCCTTGGGAGTGTTCCGAAGAAGAACTCATTGAACTTTGCAATCCCTTCGGTAAAATCGTCAACACTAAATGCAATGTCGGCGCCAATCGCAACCAAGCCTTTGTCGAATTC GTGGATCTAAATCAAGCAATTTCAATGGTTTCATATTATGCTTCATCTTCCGAGCCTGCTCAGGTTCGTGGTAAAACTGTTTACATACAGTATTCCAATAGACACGAAATTGTCAACAACAAAAGCCCTGGAGATATTCCTGGAAATGTCTTGCTGGTAACTATTGAAGGTGTGGAAGCTGGGGATGTGAGCATTGATGTTATCCACTTG GTGTTTTCTGCTTTTGGTTTTGTTCACAAAATTGCTACCTTTGAAAAGACAGCAGGTTTCCAG GCTCTGATTCAGTTCACTGATGCCGAGACTGCTTCTTCAGCTAGGGAAGCACTGGATGGAAGAAGCATACCAAg ATACCTGCTTCCAGATCATGTTGGTTCTTGTAATTTGCGCATTTCATACTCGGCACATAGAGATCTGAATATCAAATTTCAATCTAATCGCAGCAG GGACTATACAAATCCTATGCTCCCTGTCAATCATAGTGCTATGGAGGGGGCAGCACAg CCTACTATAGGTCCTGATGGGAAGAGGAGAGAACCGGAGAGCAATGTACTTTTGGCTTCCATTGAAAATATGCAGTATGCTGTTACTGTTGACGTCATCAACACG GTGTTCTCTGCATTTGGTACCATCCAGAAAATTGCTATGTTCGAAAAGAATGGTCAAACTCAGGCACTAATTCAGTACCCTG ATGTTGTAACGGCAGCAGCTGCTAGAGAAGCTTTAGAGGGACATTGCATATATGATGGTGGCTATTGTAAGCTTCATCTATCATACTCTCGTCATACTGATCTCAATGTAAag GCTTTCAGTGACAAAAGTCGGGACTACACAGTGCCACATCCTAGTTTGGTTGCAGCACAAGTTCCTGCAACAGCTTGGCAAAATCCTCAGGCTGCACCTATGTACCATGCCGGTGCCCCTGCTTTTCAGACTCAAGTTCCTGGAGGACAAGTGCCGTCATGGGATCCAAATCTGCAGTCAGTTAGACCGAGTTACATATCTGTTCCCGGTGCTTATCCTGTTCAAACTGGTGCAGTTCCTCCTATGCCTGCCTATGCATCAACAG GAGAATGGCTTTGTTGA
- the LOC101514424 gene encoding polypyrimidine tract-binding protein homolog 1-like isoform X3 has protein sequence MSTSNQHQFRYTQTPSKVLHLRNLPWECSEEELIELCNPFGKIVNTKCNVGANRNQAFVEFVDLNQAISMVSYYASSSEPAQVRGKTVYIQYSNRHEIVNNKSPGDIPGNVLLVTIEGVEAGDVSIDVIHLVFSAFGFVHKIATFEKTAGFQALIQFTDAETASSAREALDGRSIPRYLLPDHVGSCNLRISYSAHRDLNIKFQSNRSRDYTNPMLPVNHSAMEGAAQPTIGPDGKRREPESNVLLASIENMQYAVTVDVINTVFSAFGTIQKIAMFEKNGQTQALIQYPDVVTAAAAREALEGHCIYDGGYCFQ, from the exons ATGTCAACATCAAACCAACACCAGTTCCGTTACACACAAACCCCATCCAAAGTTCTTCACCTTCGCAACCTTCCTTGGGAGTGTTCCGAAGAAGAACTCATTGAACTTTGCAATCCCTTCGGTAAAATCGTCAACACTAAATGCAATGTCGGCGCCAATCGCAACCAAGCCTTTGTCGAATTC GTGGATCTAAATCAAGCAATTTCAATGGTTTCATATTATGCTTCATCTTCCGAGCCTGCTCAGGTTCGTGGTAAAACTGTTTACATACAGTATTCCAATAGACACGAAATTGTCAACAACAAAAGCCCTGGAGATATTCCTGGAAATGTCTTGCTGGTAACTATTGAAGGTGTGGAAGCTGGGGATGTGAGCATTGATGTTATCCACTTG GTGTTTTCTGCTTTTGGTTTTGTTCACAAAATTGCTACCTTTGAAAAGACAGCAGGTTTCCAG GCTCTGATTCAGTTCACTGATGCCGAGACTGCTTCTTCAGCTAGGGAAGCACTGGATGGAAGAAGCATACCAAg ATACCTGCTTCCAGATCATGTTGGTTCTTGTAATTTGCGCATTTCATACTCGGCACATAGAGATCTGAATATCAAATTTCAATCTAATCGCAGCAG GGACTATACAAATCCTATGCTCCCTGTCAATCATAGTGCTATGGAGGGGGCAGCACAg CCTACTATAGGTCCTGATGGGAAGAGGAGAGAACCGGAGAGCAATGTACTTTTGGCTTCCATTGAAAATATGCAGTATGCTGTTACTGTTGACGTCATCAACACG GTGTTCTCTGCATTTGGTACCATCCAGAAAATTGCTATGTTCGAAAAGAATGGTCAAACTCAGGCACTAATTCAGTACCCTG ATGTTGTAACGGCAGCAGCTGCTAGAGAAGCTTTAGAGGGACATTGCATATATGATGGTGGCTATT GCTTTCAGTGA